CTGGGGCAAGGTCGCTGGCGCTATGATGCGCGCAAGGCTAAAAGGGGGCCAACCATGAAACGAGCTTTTATCGCCGCTGCGGCCCTGGCCGCGACCATCGCCGTGCCGGTGTCCGCGCAGCAGCGCCTCGGTACCTTGCCGCACGGCCGCTATGTCTGTGCACTTCCGGGGGATGCGACGAGCAAGTCCGTCAAGGAAGTGAGCGAGCACAATTTCACCATCACCGGTGCTTCGAGTTACGAAGCGGCAGAGGGGCGCGGCACCTATCTGCGCAAGGGAGACACGGTCGTTTTTACCCGTGGTCCGCGCAAGGACATGAGGCTCAAGCTGCTCGGTTCGGGCCTGATGCAGTGGATCAAGGAAGACGGCACGCTCGGCCGCATTCGCTGCAGCCGCGCAGGCCGCTAGGTATCACTCTCCGGCCAGCAGGGGATAGGGATTGACCGCGTGGGCGGGCTCCCACCATTCCGCGTCAGGCGTCGTCTGCAGAATGGCGAAATGGAGATGCGGCGCATAAGGTGAAGCATTGCCGCTGCTCCCGACGGTTCCGAGCCGCTGACCGCGCCGGATGCGCTGACCTTCGCGCATACCCTCGGCATAGGCGTCGAGGTGCGCATAATAGTGGATCGTGCGTCCGTCTTCCGATCGGATGTAGATCGTGTTGCCCCCCGCATCGGAGGCGAAAAGTCGCTCGATCCTGCCGGGCGCCGCGGCCAGCACGCTCGTTCCCTTGGGCGCCATGATGTCGATCGCCTCGTGCAGACGGTCACCGCCACCTCGCGAATCCGAATAGGTATCGGTCAGGTCTGCCGGTCGAACGTTGAGTACCGGGACGAGCAGGTTCAGGGTCTTGCGATCACCAACGGGCTGGGCAAACTGGGTATTGAGCGGTCGTGAACCACGCGCATCATCAGAAACCGGCGTTTCTGCACCCTCCCGCGCTACCGGAGAGGAAGGCGGACTGGGCGCCGCCTCCGCCGGCCGGGTGGTCTCGCGCTGACTGTCGGCGGTCGCGTTCTCGATCAGGCTCCCGCCCGCGACGATCCACACCGCGCTGGTCAGCGTCGCGGTGACGACGATGGTCAGGACGCGATCGACGATCTTCATGCAGGCACCTTAGACCCTCAGGCTTCGAAAATCACTTTCGTCGATTGCGAAACCATGCCCGCAAGCCGCGCCGCATCCCAATTGGTCAGGCGCACGCAGCCGTGGCTCTGGGCGCGGCCGATGGTTTCCGGCTCGGCCGTGCCGTGAATGCCATAATGCTCCTTGCTGAGGTCGATCCATACGACTCCCACCGGACCGTTCGGACCCGGCGGCAGCGTGTAGGTTTCGCCATTGCCGCCACGAAGCACCTTCGGATCGTATTCATAAGGCGGATTGTAGGCTTCGCCCACGATGTCCCATTCGCCCAGCGGCAACGGATAATCGCTGGAGCCCGAGCTTACCGTGAAGAGCGCCACGAGCTTCTCGCCCCGATAGGCCTTGAGCGTCTTGCCCGCCTTGCTGACGACGATCCTGTCGACCTCGGGCTGTTCGGTTCCGACGCCGAGGCTGACCAGGGTCTGCTGCCACTCGCGATTGTCGACCGAACCGGGAGCGATGCGATCCCCACCGATATTGGGTACGCGGATCTGCTGCCCGGCTCTGAATACGCTTTGCTGCGCCGCAGCGGCCCTGCCCTGCGGACCACCAGTCGCGGTTGCAGAGGGCGAAGGCGAAGGCGATGCGGCGGCAGATGCACCCGCACCATTCATACCGGCCGGACGTCCGCCCGGGTTCAGACTTCGCAGGACCTCGACCGTCGTGTGAAAACGTTCGGCCAGCTTCTCGTCGAGCGATTTGTAGCCGAGCCGCTCCATCCTTGCCTGAGCGGCGGTATCTTCGGGAATGTCGCTGTATTCCTTGTCTGCCCAGCCACGGGGGACCGTGACGACGCGTGTTGCGGGGATGCGCTCCCACTGGGCCAGCGCCTGCTTCGTCGGATCGTCCAGCTCACCGGTCGTTTCGAGATCGTTCGCTTCCTGGAAGCCTAACAGCGCGTTTTCGGTGCTCATGCCCATCTTGCCGTCGATTACACCCGGGCCGAAGCCCTGACGGTCGAGCACGACCTGCGCCTGCATGATCGGGCGCTCTTCCGAGTCGGGAACAGCGTTATCGTCTGAAGCACTCGAATCGTTCGAGGCCATGGTGTCGGCAAGATTGTCGCCGCTGTAGGTTTCGTAGCCCAGATCGCCACTGGCATCGGAAGAAGCCGCCGTATCGTTCTGCGTCTCGTTGTCTTGCCCATTCAATCCACAGGCGGCGAGCGCTAAGCTGGAAACGGCGGCGAGAACGAAATTACGCATTTGCAGGTGGCTCCTCATAAAGGACACGGGCGGTCCCTTCGGACACCTCAACTCACCCGGCGCGAATTTGCTCCAGGAAGGCGGAAACCGCCTCGGCCTCGTCGCCCGACCAGACGGCGCCGGAGACGGCGAGGAAGTCGGCCCCGGCTGAGACCAGGGGGGTGCAATTTTGTGGCGTGATCCCGCCGATCGCGACGCAGGGGATCTCGAATATGCCGGACCACCATTCGAGCAGTTCGGGCTCCGGGCAATGCTCGCTTTCCTTGGTCGTGGAAGGATAGAAAGCACCGAAAGCGACGTAATCCGCTCCCGCTTCGCCGGCTTCCATCGCAAGGTGGCGGCTGGCGTGGCAGGTGACGCCGATCTGCGCTTCCCGCCCAAGAATTTCGCGCGCTTCCTTCGGATCGCCATCGCCCTGCCCCAGATGGACGCCATCGGCGCCGATCCGCTTGGCCAGAGAGACGTCGTCATTGACAATGAACGCGGTCTCATGGGCCGCGCAGATTTCCTGCAACGGCCCGGCGAGCCCGGCTGCCTCGTGCTGGTCCACGCCCTTGAGGCGGAGCTGGAAGGCGGTGGCGGCGCGCCCCCCGGCGGTGAGAGCGCGTTCCAGCCGTTCGGGGAAATTTCCCGAAACGTCGAGCGGCGAGATCAGGTAAAGCTGGCAATCGGTCATCGGCAGACCCGTATCGCGCGCCTGGCGGTTCGTCGACATTCAGTTTGCGGCAAGCAGGGGTGGCAATAGATGGCGGTCATGAAACTGCTTCGCCTGATGCCCGCCTTCGGGCTTGCGGCCCTTACTTCCGCCTGCGCCGTCGTTCCTGACGCGCTGCTCGATGTGGGGGATCCCCTGCCGCCCGGAACGCCGGTGGGTATCGACCAGGCGGTGCGGGTCGGCGAACTCGTCGTCACACCGAAAAAGGTGATCGAGGACAGCCGATGCCCCGAAACCGCGCGCTGTGTCTGGGCGGGCCGGCTGATCGTTCGCACCCGGATCGACGGCGCAGGCTGGCGCGACACCGCGGACATTACGCTCGGCGAGACTTACGGCGCTCATGGCCGGGTCATCGCGCTTGTTTCGGGCTTGCCCGAAAAATCCGCCGAGGCCGAAACCCCGGCGGAAACATATCGCTTCGTCTACGAAGCGCGCTGAACGATCAGGTAGCGGAGGCCGCACTGATCTGGTCGATCGCGCTCGACAGAGTGCTGTCGAATTCCTCGTCGCTCTGCGTGGCGCGCAGGTCCTGGAGCAGACCGCGGCTGAAGCTCGCAATCATGCCGGGGTTCTTCGCCAGTTCGGCGCAGGCCTCGTCCGTCGAATAGCCGCCCGAAAGCGCGACCACGCGCAGCACCCGCGGGTGGTCGGCGAGCTTGGCGTAAAGGCCGGCTTCCTTGGGAATGGAGAGCTTCAGCATGACCTGCTGATCCTCCGGCAGCGCGTCCAGCCCTTCTTCGATCGCGGCGAGCATGATCTTCTCGCCCTCGGCCCGGTCGGTGGCGATGATATCGTATTCGGGCTCGAGAATGGGGACGAGGCCACAAGAGAGGATGCGCGCGCCTTCGGCGAATTGCTGGCGGACGGCGGCCTTGATACCGTTGGCATTGGCCGACTTGATAACGCTGCGCATTTTGGTGCCGAATACGCCCAGTTCGCGGGCGCGGTTGCATAGTGTCTCGAGTTCGGGGTTCGGCTTCATCAGCTGCGCGCCGTCACGCTCGTCCTCGAGACCCTTGTCGACCTTGAGGAACGGCACGATGCCGCGCTCGGCAAGGCGCGCGGGGACGCTCTTGCCGCCACTCTGGCCGTCCATGGTCTTCTCGAACAGGATCGCACCGATCACCTTGCCATTGCCGAAGCAGGGGCTCTCGATGATCCGCTGGCGCATTTCGTGGATGAGCGCGAACATTTCCTCATCGCCGTTCCAGGCATTCTCCTCGACGCCATAGCCGCGTAGCGCCTTGGGGGTGGATCCGCCCGACTGGTCGAGCGCAGCGATAAAGCCCTGTCCGGTCGCGATCCGATCGCGCATCTGTTCGAAGTTCATTGGGGTGGTCCTATTTTCCGTCTATGAAGGTTTGATCGGCTCGCGATGCAGGCATTGCGTCAGGTGGAGAGAGCGGCGACGCCGGGCAGTTCCCGACCTTCCATCCATTCGAGGAAAGCCCCGCCGGCGGTCGAGACGAAGGTGAAATCGTCCTTCGCCCCGGCATGTGCGAGCGCCGCGACCGTATCCCCCCCGCCCGCGACCGAGGTGAGCGATCCGCTCTCGGTCAGCGCGGCAGCCGTCTTCGCGAGCGCCACGGTGGCGGCGTCGAACGGCTCGGTCTCGAACGCGCCGAGCGGTCCGTTCCACACCAGCGTGCGGCAGGTCTTGAGCACGTCGCCCAGCGCCTCGACCGCCTGCGGGCCGAGATCGAGGATCATCTCGTCGGCCTCGACCTCGTGGACGTTGCAGGTGCGCAGGCTGGCCGGGTTCGCGGCGAATTCCTTCGCCACCACCACGTCATAGGGCAGGTGGACGGTGCAGCCGGCATGGTCCGCCTCGTCCATGATCCGGTTGGCGGTATCGGTCAGGTCATGTTCGCACAGCGACTTGCCGACATCGACCCCGCGTGCGGCGAGGAAGGTGTTGGCCATGCCGCCGCCGATGATGAGGTGCTGCACCTTGCCGACGAGGTTCTGCAGCACGTCGAGCTTGGTCGAGACCTTGGCGCCGCCGACCACAGCCGCAACCGGCTGCTCCGGCGAACCCAGCGCCGCATCAAGCGCTTTCAGCTCGGCCTCCATCGCGCGGCCAGCATAGGCCGGCAGCAGGCGGGCGAGCCCCTCGGTGCTGGCATGGGCACGGTGAGCGGCGCTGAAAGCATCATTGACGTAGATGTCGCCGTGTTCCGCCATCGCACGAGCGAAATCGGGATCGTTGGCTTCCTCGCCAGGCCAAAAACGGACATTGTCGAGGAGGCCGATATCCCCGTTGCGCAGGATGCCGAGCGACTGTTCGACCACTGGGCCGGACACTTCGGAGATGAACATCGCCTCCTTGCCCAGCACGTCCTCGACCGCGTCCTGCACGAAGCTAGTCGACATGGTCGAATGCCGCTGGCCCTTGGGCCGCCCGAAATGGGCGAGCAGCAGGATCTTGGCGCCCTTGTCCGCGAGTTCGAGGATGGTCGGCTTCGCCGCTTCCACCCGCGTAACGTCGGTCGCCGACCCGTCCTTCATCGGCAGGTTGAGATCGACACGCACGAGCGCGACCTTGCCCGCCAGATCGGCGGGCAGGTCGTCGAGAGTCTTGAAGCCGGGCATGTTCGTCCTCTTACAGGAACTTGGCCATCACGCCGGCGGTATCGATCATCCGGTTGGAGAAGCCCCACTCGTTGTCGTACCAGCTGACCACGCGGGCGAGCTTGCCTTCCATGACGCTGGTTTCCAGGCTGTCGATGGTCGAGCTTGCGGGCTGGTGGTTGAAGTCGCTCGAAACGAGCGGCTGGTCGGTGTAATCGAGCACACCCTTGAGCGCGCCTTCGGCCGCCGTCTTAAGCGCGGAGTTCAGTTCGTCGACGCTGGTGTCGCGCTGCGGCGTGAATACCAGATCGACCAGGCTGACATTGGCCGTCGGCACGCGGACCGAGCTGCCGTCGAGCTTGCCGTTCAGATCCGGCAGGACGAGGCCGACCGCCCGCGCCGCGCCAGTCGTGGTCGGGATCATGTTCTGCGCCCCGCCGCGGGCCCGGCGCATGTCCGAATGCATCTGGTCGAGCATACGCTGGTCGTTGGTGTAGCTGTGGATCGTGGTCATGAAACCGCGCTCGATCCCCACCGTCTCGTGCAGCACCTTGGCCATCGGCGCGAGGCAGTTGGTGGTGCAGCTGGCATTGGAGACGATCACGTCCTCGGCGGTCAGCGTCTCATGATTGACGCCATAGACGATGGTCGCCGAGACGTTCTTCGCCGGAGCGGAGATCAGCACGCGCTTGGCGCCCGCTTTCAGATGCGGTTCGGCCTGCTCGTGGCTCTGGAAGAAGCCGGTGCATTCCAGAACGATGTCGATGCCCTGATCCTTGTGCGGCAGATTGCCCGGATCGCGCTCGGACGTGACCTGGATGGTCTTGCCGTTGACGGTGATCGTCTTGTCACCGGTCTCTACCGTGCCGGGGAAGCGGCCATGCGTGCTGTCGTACTGGAACAGCAGGGCGTTCGCCTTGGTATCGGCGAGATCATTGATGCTGACCAGTTCGAGATCGTGATCGTCACGCTCGAGAATGGCGCGCGCCACAAGGCGCCCGATGCGCCCGAAACCGTTGATTGCAACCTTGGTCGCCATGAAAAGAACTCCTGCTTATGCGTTCAATTTGTTCATGATTTGCGGGACGATGGCGTCCGCGGTGAAGCCGAATTTTTCGAACAGGTCCCCTGCTGGGGCAGACGCGCCGAAGCGATCGATGCCGATGCGCAGACCATTGGTCATGGTGTAGCGATCCCAGCCGAAGGTCGTGCCCGCCTCGATGCTGACGCGCAGGATTTCGTCCGGTTGCACATCGGGGAGGAGGTCCGCCTTGTAGGCGTCGTCCTGCTCGTCGAAAAGCTGGGTGCAGACCATCGAGATGACATCCGCGCCGACGCCCTGTTTCTCCAGAGCCTCGGCACATTCCAACGCAAGATGCACTTCCGAGCCGGTCGCAATCAGGATTGCGCGGCGCTTGTTGCCAGCCTTTTTCAGGCGATATGCTCCGCGCGCGCTGAGATCTGTGTTCTCAGGCGCGATGCGGACCTGCGGCAGGTTTTGCCGTGTCAACGCGAGAACCGTCGGGCGATTCTTCTCGCGCAGCGCGATTTCCCAGCACTCGGCGGTCTCGACCGCGTCGGCCGGGCGCATCACGAGCAGGTTCGGAATCATCCGCAGCGACTGGACATGCTCGATCGGCTGATGGGTCGGCCCGTCCTCGCCCAGCCCGATGCTGTCATGCGTCATCACGAAGATCGCGCGGGTCTGCTGCAACGCGGCGAGGCGGATCGCCCCGCGGCAATAGTCGGTGAAGACGAGGAACGTGCCGCCATAGGGGATTACGCCCCCGTGCAGCGCCATGCCGTTCATCGCCGCCGCCATGCCGAATTCACGGATGCCGTAATAGATGTAGCGGCCCGAATAATCCTCGGCCGTCAGCGGGCCGATGCCGCCCGCCTTGGTGTTGTTCGATCCGGTGAGATCGGCACTGCCGCCGATCGTTTCGGGCAGTTTGGCGTTGATCTGCGCGAGCGCCATCTCGCTCGCCTTGCGGGTCGCGACCTTCTGCGGCTCTTTCATCAGCGACTGAATGTAACTGTCGAGATCGAAGCCAGCCGGCAGATCGCCCGCCATGCGCCGTTCGAACTCGGCCCGCTCGCTCGAGGCGGACAGGCGCTCCGTCCATTCGGCTCGCACCTTCGCACCGCGTTCGCCGGTGGTGCGCCAGTTTGCGAGTATCTCGGCGGGAACTTCGAAAGGCTTCGCATCCCAGCCGAGCTGCTTGCGCGCTGCAGCGATTTCGTCCTCGCCGAGCGGCGCACCATGGGTGGCGCTGGTGCCCTGCTTGTTAGGCGCTCCTTTGCCGATAACGGTACGGCAGGCGATCAGCGAGGGCCGGTCGGAAGCCACCGCCTCGTCCAGCGCCTTGCGGATGGAAGCGAAATCGTGCCCGTCGCATTCGGTGACGTGCCAGCCGGTCGCCTTGTAGCGCGCCTTGATGTCCTCGCTGGTCGAAAGGTCGGTCGATCCGTCGATGGTGATGCGGTTGTCGTCCCACAGCACGGTCATCCGGTCGAGCTTGAGGTGGCCGGCAAGGCCGATCGCCTCGTGGTTGATGCCTTCCATCAGGCACCCGTCGCCGGCGATCACCCAGGTGCGGTGATCGACCAGATCGCTGCCGAACGCGGTGTTGAGATGCCGCTCCGCGATCGCCATGCCGACCGCCATCGCCAGCCCCTGCCCCAGCGGGCCGGTGGTGCATTCGACGCCGTCCAGAAGGAAGTTCTCCGGATGCCCGGCACAGGGGCCGCCGAGCTTGCGGAAGTTGCGGATGTCTTCCATCGTCGGGTGGTCGTATCCCGACAGGTGCAGCAGGCTGTAGATCAGCATCGAGCCGTGGCCGGCGGACAGCACGAAACGGTCCCGGTCGGCCCAGTCGGGCGCCTCGGGATCGTGCTTGAGATATTCGCTCCACAACACGGTGGCGACGTCGGCCATGCCCATGGGCATGCCGGGATGGCCCGAATTGGCAGCCTCCACCGCATCCATCGAGAGCGCGCGTATGGCATCGGCCATCGGCGCGAGGGCGGCGGTATCGAAAGTCATTGGAAAGTCGGCTCCTGTCGCGTGCGATTCGGCGCGCGCGAAGCCTTGGCCAAGGCGCTTCGCAGGGTCAAGCTGACCCGTGGAAAGACAATGCCTGATCCCGATTGTGAACAGACGAGGCCAAGCCTTTGCGTTCAAGCGAAGTTCGCGGTAAAAAGGTACCGATGAACGCGGATCGTATATCCAGTGCTTTCAAGCGGATTGAGGACGCTCTGGTCCGCATCGAACGCGCGGGTGCGGAATCCCTACGTGTCCAGTCGGTTGGCGATCCCGACCTCGCAGAACAGCACGAGGCCCTGCGCGCCACGGTTCGGGCGAACATCGCCGAACTCGATACGCTGATCGGTCGGCTCGAAGGTTGAGCGACGTAACTCTGAAGGTTGCCGGGCGGAACTACACCGTCGCCTGTGCCGACGGCGACGAAGATCGCGTGCGCCTGCTCGCGGGTATGATCGCCGAGCGGCTCGAACGGATCGGGGCTACGCTCAACACGCCTATGGAGGCCCACAATCTCCTCATCGCGAGCCTCATCCTTGCCGACGAACTCGACGAGGCGAACAATGCGGTGGCCCGTTCGGTGACCGCTCCGGCCCCGCCCCCGGTCGATACCGGACCGGACCTCACGATCGATCTGGAAGAACTCGCTCAACGGTTGGAAAATGCCGCCGACGCGCTTGAGAGCGAGGCGCAGACCTCCTAGATAGGCATTGGCGGGACTGCCCGGCACGAGCCGTTGAACATCCCTGAGGCTATAAGCAATCCTAGGGAGCTGTCCCTGCCCTGGTCCACCAGTTCGGCTGTGGGACCGGGGTACACGGCGCCCACCTGACGTTTAGGCGTCAGAGGATTTCCCTGGCACCGACCCATGGTGGTTCCGCCACTCCTCGCGGGGGAAAGTCGAAAGACACCGGCGAGGTGTCCCGCTTTCCTGAAGCATCAAGGAAAGCCGACCGATTTGACCAAGGACGAACTTCGCACCCAACTGCGCGCCGCGCGCCGCAAGCATGTCTCGGCGCTGCCCGAGGCGATGCGCGCGCTGGTCTTCCATCGCCCGCCGGTGCCGCTCCTCGACCTCGTGCCAAAAAAGGCGGCCGTGGGCCTCTACAGCGCCGGGCCGCACGAGGCGCCCACGCAGTCCTATGCCCGGTTCTTCGCGGAGAACGGGCACGCGATTGCCCTGCCCCGCTTTTCCGGACGTTCCGCTGCGATGGAGTTCGCCCGCCACACCGATCCTTTCGACCAGAGCGATTGCGCGGTCGGGCCGTTCGGAATGCTGCAACCCGGAGAGGATGCGGAGGCGATCGTGCCGGACGTGCTGTTCGTCCCTATGCTCGGCTTTACGGAGGCGGGCGCGCGGATCGGCCAGGGCGGCGGGCATTACGATCGCTGGCTGGCCGAGCATCCCGAAACGCGGACGATCGGCCTCGCTTGGGATGTCCAGAAGGTGGACGCCCTTCCGCTCGAGCCGCACGATATCCCGCTGGACTGCGTGGTGACGCCCACCCGCCTCTACGGACCCTTCGCATGAGAGAAGAACCCACGCTGCGCATTCCGCTGGGCATTCTGGCCCTGCTGGCTGCCCTGATCATCTACGGCGCGATCGTCGCGACATTCGTGCCGCCGCTGATCGACGGCTTGCCCACCCTGCTTCAGACTGTCGTCTATCTTGTTCTGGGTATCGTCTGGCTGCTACCGCTGCGGCGGTTCCTGATCTGGATGGAAACCGGCCGGTGGAGCGCGCCACCCGAACAGTGAGGGGTCGAACACTAAGCGGCGCGGGGAACGCGGAGCGCGCCGCTGCCGTTGATCGGCGATGCCCGAGTTACCCGAGAACGAAGCCCAGCGCCTGACTCTGGAACGCGAATGCCTGAATCGCACGATCCAGTCAGTCGAGCCGGGCGACGATGTCACCCATATCGAGCTGCCCGGCGACAACGAACGCGCCCGGCTGGTCGGCCACCAGTTCACCGAGACGCGGCGCCACGGGAAGAACGTGTTCGCGGGGTCGAAGACCGGCCCGTGGATGACCGTACATCTGGGGATGAGCGGCTGGCTGATCCCGTTCGATGCGCCCGACGATCCGCCGGATCATACCAAGCTGCTGATCACCTTCGAAGGCGACCGGCTGCTCGCCTTCCGCTGTCCTCGCAAGCTCGGCCATGTCCGGGTGATAGACGATCCGGACGAGTACATCGCTGCCGAGAAACTTGGACCTGATGCTCTGACGATCGGATCGGAGAAATTCGCCGAAACCTTCGGCGAGACCCGAAGCGCCATCAAGTCCGCCCTGATGAAACAGGACAAGATGGCCGGGATCGGCAATCTCTGGTCGGACGAATTGCTGTTTCAGGTTGGCCTGCATCCCGAAGAGCGGGCCGACGAACTGTCACAGGATTGCCTGTACGAGCTTCACGATACGATGCGCCGCATCCTGAAGAAGGGCGTCGCGGTCGAAGCGGATTACAGCAGGCTTCCCGATGACTGGCTGATTCCCAATCGCAAGAAGAGCGACGAATGTCCGCGCTGCGGCGGCACGATCATCAGCGCGAAAGTGGGCGGGCGAACCGCCTATTTCTGCGACAAGCATCAAACTAAATGAAAAGTCCCAAGTGGCGCGAGTGACGGGACTTGAACCCGCGACCCTCGGCGTGACAGGCCGATACTCTAACCAACTGAGCTACACCCGCGCATTAAAGCGGCTCTAGCGCCCCTTGGGAGAGGCGCCACTAGGCCAGCCTCGCCGGGGTGTCAATGCGGTTTGCCGGACAAAATCGGAAGAGTTTTCCCCAGCCTTTTCGTTAAGCGGAAATTTACCATCGCGAGCCAGTATTGCCGCCAGTCCAAGGGGTTTGGGGGAAGGCAATCCGATGCGTATTTCATGGCTTATGGCGGGCCTGGCGGCCGCCGCTTCCTGCGTAGCGGTGGCTCAGGACGTGCTGCCGATCACGCGTTCGCTTTTCCTGGAGCGGGCGGAGGCGGACGGGGTGTCGCTGGAACCGGCGGACGTGCTGCGCCGGGGCGACCGCGTAGTGCTGGTGATGGATTGGGACGGCCGCACCGGCCAGCCCTTCATGCTGACCAGTCGCGTTCCGAACACGCTAGCCTATCAGCGCAGCGGCGACCGCGCGGTCGAGGTTTCGGTCGATGGCGGTCGCAACTGGGGCCGCATCGGATCGCTACGCCGCGGCGAACGTCTGGCGGCACCCGAGGAAGTCACCAATCTGCGCTGGCGCATCGCCGCCGCCGACGGCGCGACAATGCGCAGCTACAGCGCCATCGTGCGCTGAGCGCTCACAAGTTGACGCGGCGCAGTTGGGCGTCGCCGCGCTCTCAGTTCGAGACGATCAGCACCGGCGTTTCGAGCAACTTCTTGAGCGCCTGAACGAAGCTCGCCGCATCCCATCCATCGACCACGCGGTGATCGCAGCTGATCGAGATGTTCATCAGCTTGCGCTTCTCGATGCGCTCGCCGCCATTGCCGTCAGATACGAACATAGGACGCTCGACGATCTTGTTCGGGCCGATGATCGCGACTTCGGGACGGTTGATGACCGGTGTCGTCGCGATTCCGCCAAGCGGGCCCAGTGAGGTGACGGTCAGAGTGCCGCCCGAAAGCTCTTCGCTCTTGGCCTTGCCCGTGCGCGCCGCCTCGGCGAGCCGGGTGATCTCGTTGGCGAGTTGCCAGACGTTCTTCCCCTGCGCGTCGCGAATGACCGGCACCATCAGACCTGCATCGGTCTGCGCGGCCATGCCCATGTGGACCGAACCGTGACGGGTGACGACGCCCGCCTCGTCGTCGTAGCGGGCATTGATCATCGGGAAATCGGGCAGCGTCTTACAGATCGCGGTGATTAGCAGGGGGAGGATGGTCAGCTTCGGCTTTTCGCCGCGATTGTCGTTGAGTTGCGCCCGCATTGCCTCGAGATCGGTCACATCGACCTCCTCGACATAAGAGAAATGGGGGATGTTGCGCTTGGACGCGGCCATGTTCTCCGCGATCCGGCGGCGCATGCCGATGACCTTCTTCTCCTCGTCGGCCCGCGCCGGGGCGGCCGAGCCGTAGTCGGCATTGTAGGACAGGAACTGGTCGAGATCGCCGTGGCGCACGCGCCCGTCTTCGGTGGATTTCACCTGGCCGAGATCGACGCCGAGCTCCTTAGCGCGCTTGCGCACGGCGGGGCTCGCCAGCACCTTGGCGGCCGGCGCAGGTTCGGGCGCAGGGGTCGGGGTTGGCGCGGGCGGCGGCGAGGGATCGGCGGCCATCGCGTCGTCGGCATCGGACGCGTCGGGGTTCTCGACTTCGATCCGCTCCTCCACCTCGGCAGATTTCGGCGCGGGCGCGGCTTGGGTTTCGTGCCCTTCATCCCCGGA
The genomic region above belongs to Qipengyuania spongiae and contains:
- the tkt gene encoding transketolase, with product MTFDTAALAPMADAIRALSMDAVEAANSGHPGMPMGMADVATVLWSEYLKHDPEAPDWADRDRFVLSAGHGSMLIYSLLHLSGYDHPTMEDIRNFRKLGGPCAGHPENFLLDGVECTTGPLGQGLAMAVGMAIAERHLNTAFGSDLVDHRTWVIAGDGCLMEGINHEAIGLAGHLKLDRMTVLWDDNRITIDGSTDLSTSEDIKARYKATGWHVTECDGHDFASIRKALDEAVASDRPSLIACRTVIGKGAPNKQGTSATHGAPLGEDEIAAARKQLGWDAKPFEVPAEILANWRTTGERGAKVRAEWTERLSASSERAEFERRMAGDLPAGFDLDSYIQSLMKEPQKVATRKASEMALAQINAKLPETIGGSADLTGSNNTKAGGIGPLTAEDYSGRYIYYGIREFGMAAAMNGMALHGGVIPYGGTFLVFTDYCRGAIRLAALQQTRAIFVMTHDSIGLGEDGPTHQPIEHVQSLRMIPNLLVMRPADAVETAECWEIALREKNRPTVLALTRQNLPQVRIAPENTDLSARGAYRLKKAGNKRRAILIATGSEVHLALECAEALEKQGVGADVISMVCTQLFDEQDDAYKADLLPDVQPDEILRVSIEAGTTFGWDRYTMTNGLRIGIDRFGASAPAGDLFEKFGFTADAIVPQIMNKLNA
- a CDS encoding cell division protein ZapA; the protein is MSDVTLKVAGRNYTVACADGDEDRVRLLAGMIAERLERIGATLNTPMEAHNLLIASLILADELDEANNAVARSVTAPAPPPVDTGPDLTIDLEELAQRLENAADALESEAQTS
- a CDS encoding 5-formyltetrahydrofolate cyclo-ligase — encoded protein: MTKDELRTQLRAARRKHVSALPEAMRALVFHRPPVPLLDLVPKKAAVGLYSAGPHEAPTQSYARFFAENGHAIALPRFSGRSAAMEFARHTDPFDQSDCAVGPFGMLQPGEDAEAIVPDVLFVPMLGFTEAGARIGQGGGHYDRWLAEHPETRTIGLAWDVQKVDALPLEPHDIPLDCVVTPTRLYGPFA
- a CDS encoding DUF2842 domain-containing protein, with the translated sequence MREEPTLRIPLGILALLAALIIYGAIVATFVPPLIDGLPTLLQTVVYLVLGIVWLLPLRRFLIWMETGRWSAPPEQ
- a CDS encoding DNA-formamidopyrimidine glycosylase family protein; protein product: MPELPENEAQRLTLERECLNRTIQSVEPGDDVTHIELPGDNERARLVGHQFTETRRHGKNVFAGSKTGPWMTVHLGMSGWLIPFDAPDDPPDHTKLLITFEGDRLLAFRCPRKLGHVRVIDDPDEYIAAEKLGPDALTIGSEKFAETFGETRSAIKSALMKQDKMAGIGNLWSDELLFQVGLHPEERADELSQDCLYELHDTMRRILKKGVAVEADYSRLPDDWLIPNRKKSDECPRCGGTIISAKVGGRTAYFCDKHQTK
- a CDS encoding dihydrolipoamide acetyltransferase family protein — protein: MAKFTFNMPDVGEGVAEAEIVEWHVKVGDIVKEDQHLVDVMTDKATIDIESPVDGKVVELAGEVGDITSVGAMLLVIEVEGEVAEEADHSGDEGHETQAAPAPKSAEVEERIEVENPDASDADDAMAADPSPPPAPTPTPAPEPAPAAKVLASPAVRKRAKELGVDLGQVKSTEDGRVRHGDLDQFLSYNADYGSAAPARADEEKKVIGMRRRIAENMAASKRNIPHFSYVEEVDVTDLEAMRAQLNDNRGEKPKLTILPLLITAICKTLPDFPMINARYDDEAGVVTRHGSVHMGMAAQTDAGLMVPVIRDAQGKNVWQLANEITRLAEAARTGKAKSEELSGGTLTVTSLGPLGGIATTPVINRPEVAIIGPNKIVERPMFVSDGNGGERIEKRKLMNISISCDHRVVDGWDAASFVQALKKLLETPVLIVSN